The following are encoded together in the Drosophila biarmipes strain raj3 chromosome 3L, RU_DBia_V1.1, whole genome shotgun sequence genome:
- the LOC108030398 gene encoding GATOR complex protein Iml1 isoform X5 gives MKLYKLNTHTRGCNKSYDADLVMNLKDHPNANVGDVVEIYAPDEENGTHLLLQITEFNGSCGRDVISIESGIANAFKMRPYSNVVMRIVNPADVALDSIEITFKDQYMGRSEMWRLKTYLTDTCVYVNKKIDYNDMQIRCQVYEMWSQGERVASGVITEDTKIVFRSSTSMVYLFLQMSSEMWDFDIHGDLYFEKAVNGFLTELFQKWRKLSCNHEVTVVLFSRTFYAAKTLDEFPEHMRDCLQQDYKGRFYEDFYRVAIQNERCDDWCTVLGQLRKLFTSYQATVLRYHERENMKIPPATNSSATQGNFLEVLNISLNTFEKHYLDRTFDRTGQLSVVITPGVGVFSVDRELTNITKQRIIDNGVGSDLVCVGEQPLHAVPLLKFHNKDTTLTSADDYSLPHWINLSFYSTNKKIAYSSFIPRIKLPLFGSQLTLHDGVGEGEGEENERHFLSCNQSEYKHNSLFDYDAYDEQIFQPLPAQSTCSLQRVVRAKKTSVPSLETYAYRNNDWENLTPTQIPAMRRKMSDPDIHHGTSAMLAALQPDTTNLSESLASEKNSRRTIVSIAPIVRPGRALINPFDPSQVTIKLTSNRRRWTHIFPKGPTGVLIQQHHYQAVPAKAPQAGQQKPLQQIQNNCQTGSNNNNEQEDYGCESAEQYDRVSSHSLLSKSASSQSFVMGDEKMDFFKRRQSSLMNAQPANVPNLTATQAKSYLWGATGEQEWTPAITTVKHLRPIVEGEHHHLGGLEALRAVDPPPEPEAEAGGGRGKIIIGVDWKSLTIPACLPITTDYFPDKRSLNNDYVISDYTLLPDDVNHDYAQSRAVYRKPLSTEEVCKEIVSQRLAQGFQLIVVDEKPPSAGGCSSGSAVLPVKPPCEINKEYLLSIGRIFHKISLSGSVITVTGYRPRHPYPPINVDYRYRFHAPQHETYEISGVNFTTEKLENFNWNHMDLYICTRGDVDYPLMESLKYWRYRMYLLPRENIVTKIASCQRCDIFPDVTADNTREQVEDFVRLIEAVSKLKRQYARKARHDTPRITEKHHNQLNSPQQSINVRPKLENGRIPRIFPATDAVAAAGIAARDDQDDGFHVDIQFSPNATLAEIFEAMKHPVNGVGFFSQTQSLPSCTFLSYDALMWLKTRLNNGRHHPLDLLEAMRKERMICHASGDWKKPVVPGFVFYYVVQQDKNAKDYAPPLGDYSAFVNEWLEIEFQGCSFLWHDEPVTTPVPNFLRDCPAPQSWTETCSNKRVYRQSHLEIDVNQKSDRMEWGHVKHHTVLQPRFAFEIVVEWVTSSGPIVADLIGGWMRKANQFNFLVSVPADPMAEPFTKKSDPLRGPIFIPLCTTFLPNGAALFEEFPEDSRSDRMLFLQEAILAKFGFLPCVLEKKFSVGKDLPKEYQYVHCTGNMFALIRCATNNYQVESPILQEANVTRCVYGHTNNTNVPKKVGFLWAWNHMIPNKKWKAQTINNSADGELFQLKMLKDFREFCSNSDQRLSTFWAQSQELKRRAQKFENNNNNTEEVKIRA, from the exons ATGAAGCTGTACAAGCTGAACACGCATACGCGTGGATGTAATAAATCCTACG ATGCGGACCTGGTGATGAACCTAAAGGATCACCCCAACGCCAACGTGGGCGATGTGGTGGAGATCTATGCCCCCGACGAGGAGAACGGCACCCACCTGCTGCTCCAGATCACCGAGTTCAACGGCAGCTGTGGCCGGGATGTGATCAGCATCGAATCGGGCATCGCCAATGCCTTCAAGATGCGCCCCTACTCCAATGTGGTGATGCGCATAGTCAACCCGGCGGACGTGGCCCTGGACTCCATAGAGATCACCTTCAAGGATCAGTACATGGGACGTTCGGAAATGTGGCGCCTAAAGACGTACTTG ACGGATACCTGTGTGTATGTAAACAAGAAGATAGACTACAACGACATGCAGATCCGCTGCCAGGTGTACGAGATGTGGTCACAGGGCGAGCGCGTGGCCAGCGGCGTCATCACGGAGGACACCAAGATCGTCTTTCGCAGCAGCACCTCCATGGTCTACCTCTTCCTGCAAATGTCCTCCGAAATGTGGGACTTTGACATCCATGGAGACCTGTACTTTGAAAAGGCAGTGAATGGCTTTCTGACCGAGCTCTTCCAGAAGTGGCGCAAGCTGAGTTGCAACCACGAGGTGACCGTCGTGCTCTTCTCCCGCACCTTCTACGCGGCCAAGACCCTGGATGAGTTCCCCGAACACATGCGCGACTGCCTGCAGCAGGACTACAAGGGTCGCTTCTACGAGGACTTCTACCGCGTGGCCATCCAGAACGAAAGGTGTGACGACTGGTGCACTGTGCTGGGACAGCTGCGCAAGCTATTCACCTCCTACCAGGCCACAGTGCTGCGCTACCACGAAAGGGAGAACATGAAGATCCCCCCGGCCACGAATTCCTCTGCCACGCAGGGCAACTTCCTGGAGGTGCTGAACATCTCCCTGAACACCTTTGAGAAACACTACCTGGATAGAACCTTTGACCGCACCGGACAGCTCTCGGTGGTGATCACCCCAGGAGTGGGAGTCTTCTCGGTGGATCGCGAGTTGACCAACATCACCAAGCAGCGCATTATCGACAACGGAGTGGGTAGTGATTTGGTTTGCGTGGGAGAGCAGCCTCTGCACGCGGTTCCACTGCTCAAGTTCCACAACAAGGACACTACCTTGACCTCCGCTGATGACTACTCACTGCCGCATTGGATCAACCTGAGCTTCTACTCCACCAACAAGAAGATTGCGTACTCTAGCTTTATTCCCAGGATCAAGCTGCCTCTGTTCGGCTCCCAGCTGACGCTCCACGACGGAGTGGGGGAAGGCGAGGGAGAGGAGAACGAGCGCCACTTTCTCAGCTGCAACCAGTCGGAGTACAAGCACAACTCGCTCTTTGACTACGATGCGTATGACGAGCAGATCTTCCAGCCGCTTCCCGCTCAAAGCACTTG CTCCTTGCAAAGAGTGGTGCGTGCCAAAAAGACGTCGGTCCCTAGCCTGGAAACCTATGCCTATAGGAATAACGACTGGGAGAACCTCACGCCCACTCAGATTCCTGCTATGCGTCGCAAGATGTCCGATCCAGACATTCATCACGGCACCTCTGCAATGTTGGCAGCTTTG CAACCAGATACCACGAATCTCTCCGAGTCACTAGCTTCAGAGAAGAACTCCCGCCGCACGATCGTTAGCATTGCGCCCATAGTGCGTCCCGGTCGCGCTCTGATCAATCCCTTTGATCCCTCGCAAGTGACCATCAAGCTGACCTCAAATCGCCGTCGctggacgcacatcttcccaAAGGGTCCCACTGGTGTGCTCATACAGCAGCATCACTACCAAGCGGTGCCGGCGAAAGCCCCACAAGCGGGTCAACAGAAACCCCTGCAGCAGATCCAGAACAACTGCCAGACtgggagcaacaacaacaacgagcaGGAGGATTACGGATGCGAGAGTGCCGAGCAGTACGACCGAGTGTCCAGCCATTCGCTACTGAGCAAGTCGGCCTCGTCGCAGAGCTTTGTCATGGGTGATGAGAAAATGGACT TTTTCAAGAGGCGTCAGAGCTCGCTGATGAACGCCCAGCCCGCCAACGTGCCCAACCTGACGGCCACCCAGGCCAAATCCTATCTCTGGGGAGCCACCGGGGAGCAGGAGTGGACGCCAGCAATTACCACGG TCAAGCATCTGAGGCCGATCGTCGAGGGCGAGCATCATCATCTGGGCGGCCTGGAGGCGCTAAGGGCTGTAGACCCGCCCCCCGAaccggaggcggaggcgggcGGCGGAAGAGGAAAGATCATCATAG GCGTCGACTGGAAGTCGCTCACGATCCCCGCCTGCCTGCCCATCACCACGGACTACTTCCCGGACAAGCGTTCGCTGAACAACGACTATGTGATCTCGGATTACACCCTGCTGCCCGACGATGTGAACCATGACTATGCCCAGAGCAGAGCTGTCTACCGAAAGCCCCTGTCCACGGAGGAGGTGTGCAAGGAGATCGTGTCGCAGCGCCTGGCGCAGGGCTTCCAGCTGATTGTGGTCGATGAGAAGCCTCCGTCTGCGGGCGGCTGCTCCTCGGGATCGGCCGTGCTGCCGGTGAAGCCTCCGTGCGAGATCAACAAGGAGTACCTGCTCTCCATCGGCCGCATCTTTCACAAGATCTCGCTGAGCGGCTCGGTGATCACGGTCACGGGCTACAGACCCAG ACACCCTTATCCGCCGATAAATGTGGACTACCGGTACCGCTTCCATGCCCCGCAGCACGAGACCTACGAAATCTCCGGCGTGAACTTCACCACCGAGAAGCTGGAGAACTTCAACTGGAACCACATGGATCTGTACATCTGCACGCGTGGCGATGTGGACTACCCACTAATGGAG AGCCTGAAGTACTGGCGCTATCGCATGTACCTGCTGCCCAGGGAGAACATTGTGACCAAGATCGCCAGCTGCCAGCGCTGCGACATATTCCCCGATGTGACGGCGGACAACACCCGGGAGCAGGTGGAGGACTTCGTGCGCCTCATCGAGGCGGTCAGCAAGCTGAAGCGCCAGTACGCGCGCAAGGCGAGA CATGACACACCTAGAATCACTGAAAAGCATCATAACCAATTAAACTCACCGCAGCAAAG CATCAATGTACGTCCCAAGTTGGAAAATGGAAGGATTCCTCGCATATTTCCCGCCACCGATGCAGTGGCAGCTGCCGGAATCGCCGCCAGAGATGACCAGGATGATGG CTTCCACGTTGACATCCAGTTCAGCCCGAATGCCACGCTGGCCGAGATCTTTGAGGCCATGAAGCATCCAGTGAACGGAGTGGGCTTCTTCTCCCAGACCCAGTCGCTGCCCTCCTGCACTTTCTTGTCCTACGATGCGCTGATGTGGTTGAAGACCCGCCTCAACAACGGACGACATCATCCCCTGGACTTGCTGGAGGCCATGAGAAA GGAGCGCATGATTTGCCATGCTTCTGGAGATTGGAAGAAACCTGTGGTGCCTGGCTTTGTCTTTTACTACGTGGTGCAGCAGGATAAGAACGCCAAAG ATTACGCCCCGCCTTTGGGTGATTACAGCGCCTTTGTTAACGAATGGCTGGAGATTGAGTTCCAGGGCTGCAGCTTCCTCTGGCATGATGAGCCGGTGACCACTCCAGTGCCCAACTTCCTGAGGGACTGTCCCGCCCCCCAATCCTGGACAGAAACCTGCAGCAACA AGCGCGTCTACCGCCAATCCCATCTGGAGATCGATGTGAACCAGAAGAGCGATCGCATGGAATGGGGTCATGTGAAGCACCATACAGTGCTGCAGCCGAGATTCGCCTTTGAGATTGTGGTGGAGTGGGTCACCTCATCGGGTCCCATAGTGGCGGATTTG ATTGGTGGATGGATGCGCAAGGCGAACCAGTTTAACTTCCTGGTATCAGTGCCAGCAGATCCCATGGCAGAGCCCTTCACCAAGAAGTCAGATCCCCTGAGGGGACCAATATTCATTCCGCTTTGCACTACATTCCTGCCCAACGGAGCCGCTCTTTTCGAAG AGTTCCCCGAGGACAGCAGATCGGATCGCATGCTGTTCTTGCAGGAGGCCATCCTGGCCAAGTTTGGCTTCTTGCCCTGCGTTTTGGAAAAGAAATTCAGTGTCGGCAAGGAT ctGCCCAAGGAGTATCAGTATGTGCACTGCACGGGAAACATGTTTGCTTTGATACG CTGCGCCACGAACAACTACCAGGTGGAATCCCCCATTCTGCAGGAGGCGAATGTCACGCGCTGCGTCTATGGCCACACGAACAACACGAATGTGCCCAAGAAGGTGGGTTTCCTGTGGGCCTGGAACCACATGATACCCAACAAGAAGTGGAAGGCCCAGACCATCAACAACTCCGCAGACGGGGAGCTCTTCCAGCTGAAGATGCTGAAGGACTTCCGTGAGTTCTGCTCGAACAGCGACCAGCGCCTGTCCACTTTCTGGGCACAATCCCAGGAACTGAAGCGCAGGGCCCAGAAGTTCGagaataacaacaataataccGAAGAGGTGAAGATAAGAGCTTAG
- the LOC108030398 gene encoding GATOR complex protein Iml1 isoform X7, whose translation MKLYKLNTHTRGCNKSYDADLVMNLKDHPNANVGDVVEIYAPDEENGTHLLLQITEFNGSCGRDVISIESGIANAFKMRPYSNVVMRIVNPADVALDSIEITFKDQYMGRSEMWRLKTYLTDTCVYVNKKIDYNDMQIRCQVYEMWSQGERVASGVITEDTKIVFRSSTSMVYLFLQMSSEMWDFDIHGDLYFEKAVNGFLTELFQKWRKLSCNHEVTVVLFSRTFYAAKTLDEFPEHMRDCLQQDYKGRFYEDFYRVAIQNERCDDWCTVLGQLRKLFTSYQATVLRYHERENMKIPPATNSSATQGNFLEVLNISLNTFEKHYLDRTFDRTGQLSVVITPGVGVFSVDRELTNITKQRIIDNGVGSDLVCVGEQPLHAVPLLKFHNKDTTLTSADDYSLPHWINLSFYSTNKKIAYSSFIPRIKLPLFGSQLTLHDGVGEGEGEENERHFLSCNQSEYKHNSLFDYDAYDEQIFQPLPAQSTCSLQRVVRAKKTSVPSLETYAYRNNDWENLTPTQIPAMRRKMSDPDIHHGTSAMLAALQPDTTNLSESLASEKNSRRTIVSIAPIVRPGRALINPFDPSQVTIKLTSNRRRWTHIFPKGPTGVLIQQHHYQAVPAKAPQAGQQKPLQQIQNNCQTGSNNNNEQEDYGCESAEQYDRVSSHSLLSKSASSQSFVMGDEKMDFFKRRQSSLMNAQPANVPNLTATQAKSYLWGATGEQEWTPAITTGVDWKSLTIPACLPITTDYFPDKRSLNNDYVISDYTLLPDDVNHDYAQSRAVYRKPLSTEEVCKEIVSQRLAQGFQLIVVDEKPPSAGGCSSGSAVLPVKPPCEINKEYLLSIGRIFHKISLSGSVITVTGYRPRHPYPPINVDYRYRFHAPQHETYEISGVNFTTEKLENFNWNHMDLYICTRGDVDYPLMESLKYWRYRMYLLPRENIVTKIASCQRCDIFPDVTADNTREQVEDFVRLIEAVSKLKRQYARKARQHDTPRITEKHHNQLNSPQQSINVRPKLENGRIPRIFPATDAVAAAGIAARDDQDDGFHVDIQFSPNATLAEIFEAMKHPVNGVGFFSQTQSLPSCTFLSYDALMWLKTRLNNGRHHPLDLLEAMRKERMICHASGDWKKPVVPGFVFYYVVQQDKNAKDYAPPLGDYSAFVNEWLEIEFQGCSFLWHDEPVTTPVPNFLRDCPAPQSWTETCSNKRVYRQSHLEIDVNQKSDRMEWGHVKHHTVLQPRFAFEIVVEWVTSSGPIVADLIGGWMRKANQFNFLVSVPADPMAEPFTKKSDPLRGPIFIPLCTTFLPNGAALFEEFPEDSRSDRMLFLQEAILAKFGFLPCVLEKKFSVGKDLPKEYQYVHCTGNMFALIRCATNNYQVESPILQEANVTRCVYGHTNNTNVPKKVGFLWAWNHMIPNKKWKAQTINNSADGELFQLKMLKDFREFCSNSDQRLSTFWAQSQELKRRAQKFENNNNNTEEVKIRA comes from the exons ATGAAGCTGTACAAGCTGAACACGCATACGCGTGGATGTAATAAATCCTACG ATGCGGACCTGGTGATGAACCTAAAGGATCACCCCAACGCCAACGTGGGCGATGTGGTGGAGATCTATGCCCCCGACGAGGAGAACGGCACCCACCTGCTGCTCCAGATCACCGAGTTCAACGGCAGCTGTGGCCGGGATGTGATCAGCATCGAATCGGGCATCGCCAATGCCTTCAAGATGCGCCCCTACTCCAATGTGGTGATGCGCATAGTCAACCCGGCGGACGTGGCCCTGGACTCCATAGAGATCACCTTCAAGGATCAGTACATGGGACGTTCGGAAATGTGGCGCCTAAAGACGTACTTG ACGGATACCTGTGTGTATGTAAACAAGAAGATAGACTACAACGACATGCAGATCCGCTGCCAGGTGTACGAGATGTGGTCACAGGGCGAGCGCGTGGCCAGCGGCGTCATCACGGAGGACACCAAGATCGTCTTTCGCAGCAGCACCTCCATGGTCTACCTCTTCCTGCAAATGTCCTCCGAAATGTGGGACTTTGACATCCATGGAGACCTGTACTTTGAAAAGGCAGTGAATGGCTTTCTGACCGAGCTCTTCCAGAAGTGGCGCAAGCTGAGTTGCAACCACGAGGTGACCGTCGTGCTCTTCTCCCGCACCTTCTACGCGGCCAAGACCCTGGATGAGTTCCCCGAACACATGCGCGACTGCCTGCAGCAGGACTACAAGGGTCGCTTCTACGAGGACTTCTACCGCGTGGCCATCCAGAACGAAAGGTGTGACGACTGGTGCACTGTGCTGGGACAGCTGCGCAAGCTATTCACCTCCTACCAGGCCACAGTGCTGCGCTACCACGAAAGGGAGAACATGAAGATCCCCCCGGCCACGAATTCCTCTGCCACGCAGGGCAACTTCCTGGAGGTGCTGAACATCTCCCTGAACACCTTTGAGAAACACTACCTGGATAGAACCTTTGACCGCACCGGACAGCTCTCGGTGGTGATCACCCCAGGAGTGGGAGTCTTCTCGGTGGATCGCGAGTTGACCAACATCACCAAGCAGCGCATTATCGACAACGGAGTGGGTAGTGATTTGGTTTGCGTGGGAGAGCAGCCTCTGCACGCGGTTCCACTGCTCAAGTTCCACAACAAGGACACTACCTTGACCTCCGCTGATGACTACTCACTGCCGCATTGGATCAACCTGAGCTTCTACTCCACCAACAAGAAGATTGCGTACTCTAGCTTTATTCCCAGGATCAAGCTGCCTCTGTTCGGCTCCCAGCTGACGCTCCACGACGGAGTGGGGGAAGGCGAGGGAGAGGAGAACGAGCGCCACTTTCTCAGCTGCAACCAGTCGGAGTACAAGCACAACTCGCTCTTTGACTACGATGCGTATGACGAGCAGATCTTCCAGCCGCTTCCCGCTCAAAGCACTTG CTCCTTGCAAAGAGTGGTGCGTGCCAAAAAGACGTCGGTCCCTAGCCTGGAAACCTATGCCTATAGGAATAACGACTGGGAGAACCTCACGCCCACTCAGATTCCTGCTATGCGTCGCAAGATGTCCGATCCAGACATTCATCACGGCACCTCTGCAATGTTGGCAGCTTTG CAACCAGATACCACGAATCTCTCCGAGTCACTAGCTTCAGAGAAGAACTCCCGCCGCACGATCGTTAGCATTGCGCCCATAGTGCGTCCCGGTCGCGCTCTGATCAATCCCTTTGATCCCTCGCAAGTGACCATCAAGCTGACCTCAAATCGCCGTCGctggacgcacatcttcccaAAGGGTCCCACTGGTGTGCTCATACAGCAGCATCACTACCAAGCGGTGCCGGCGAAAGCCCCACAAGCGGGTCAACAGAAACCCCTGCAGCAGATCCAGAACAACTGCCAGACtgggagcaacaacaacaacgagcaGGAGGATTACGGATGCGAGAGTGCCGAGCAGTACGACCGAGTGTCCAGCCATTCGCTACTGAGCAAGTCGGCCTCGTCGCAGAGCTTTGTCATGGGTGATGAGAAAATGGACT TTTTCAAGAGGCGTCAGAGCTCGCTGATGAACGCCCAGCCCGCCAACGTGCCCAACCTGACGGCCACCCAGGCCAAATCCTATCTCTGGGGAGCCACCGGGGAGCAGGAGTGGACGCCAGCAATTACCACGG GCGTCGACTGGAAGTCGCTCACGATCCCCGCCTGCCTGCCCATCACCACGGACTACTTCCCGGACAAGCGTTCGCTGAACAACGACTATGTGATCTCGGATTACACCCTGCTGCCCGACGATGTGAACCATGACTATGCCCAGAGCAGAGCTGTCTACCGAAAGCCCCTGTCCACGGAGGAGGTGTGCAAGGAGATCGTGTCGCAGCGCCTGGCGCAGGGCTTCCAGCTGATTGTGGTCGATGAGAAGCCTCCGTCTGCGGGCGGCTGCTCCTCGGGATCGGCCGTGCTGCCGGTGAAGCCTCCGTGCGAGATCAACAAGGAGTACCTGCTCTCCATCGGCCGCATCTTTCACAAGATCTCGCTGAGCGGCTCGGTGATCACGGTCACGGGCTACAGACCCAG ACACCCTTATCCGCCGATAAATGTGGACTACCGGTACCGCTTCCATGCCCCGCAGCACGAGACCTACGAAATCTCCGGCGTGAACTTCACCACCGAGAAGCTGGAGAACTTCAACTGGAACCACATGGATCTGTACATCTGCACGCGTGGCGATGTGGACTACCCACTAATGGAG AGCCTGAAGTACTGGCGCTATCGCATGTACCTGCTGCCCAGGGAGAACATTGTGACCAAGATCGCCAGCTGCCAGCGCTGCGACATATTCCCCGATGTGACGGCGGACAACACCCGGGAGCAGGTGGAGGACTTCGTGCGCCTCATCGAGGCGGTCAGCAAGCTGAAGCGCCAGTACGCGCGCAAGGCGAGA CAGCATGACACACCTAGAATCACTGAAAAGCATCATAACCAATTAAACTCACCGCAGCAAAG CATCAATGTACGTCCCAAGTTGGAAAATGGAAGGATTCCTCGCATATTTCCCGCCACCGATGCAGTGGCAGCTGCCGGAATCGCCGCCAGAGATGACCAGGATGATGG CTTCCACGTTGACATCCAGTTCAGCCCGAATGCCACGCTGGCCGAGATCTTTGAGGCCATGAAGCATCCAGTGAACGGAGTGGGCTTCTTCTCCCAGACCCAGTCGCTGCCCTCCTGCACTTTCTTGTCCTACGATGCGCTGATGTGGTTGAAGACCCGCCTCAACAACGGACGACATCATCCCCTGGACTTGCTGGAGGCCATGAGAAA GGAGCGCATGATTTGCCATGCTTCTGGAGATTGGAAGAAACCTGTGGTGCCTGGCTTTGTCTTTTACTACGTGGTGCAGCAGGATAAGAACGCCAAAG ATTACGCCCCGCCTTTGGGTGATTACAGCGCCTTTGTTAACGAATGGCTGGAGATTGAGTTCCAGGGCTGCAGCTTCCTCTGGCATGATGAGCCGGTGACCACTCCAGTGCCCAACTTCCTGAGGGACTGTCCCGCCCCCCAATCCTGGACAGAAACCTGCAGCAACA AGCGCGTCTACCGCCAATCCCATCTGGAGATCGATGTGAACCAGAAGAGCGATCGCATGGAATGGGGTCATGTGAAGCACCATACAGTGCTGCAGCCGAGATTCGCCTTTGAGATTGTGGTGGAGTGGGTCACCTCATCGGGTCCCATAGTGGCGGATTTG ATTGGTGGATGGATGCGCAAGGCGAACCAGTTTAACTTCCTGGTATCAGTGCCAGCAGATCCCATGGCAGAGCCCTTCACCAAGAAGTCAGATCCCCTGAGGGGACCAATATTCATTCCGCTTTGCACTACATTCCTGCCCAACGGAGCCGCTCTTTTCGAAG AGTTCCCCGAGGACAGCAGATCGGATCGCATGCTGTTCTTGCAGGAGGCCATCCTGGCCAAGTTTGGCTTCTTGCCCTGCGTTTTGGAAAAGAAATTCAGTGTCGGCAAGGAT ctGCCCAAGGAGTATCAGTATGTGCACTGCACGGGAAACATGTTTGCTTTGATACG CTGCGCCACGAACAACTACCAGGTGGAATCCCCCATTCTGCAGGAGGCGAATGTCACGCGCTGCGTCTATGGCCACACGAACAACACGAATGTGCCCAAGAAGGTGGGTTTCCTGTGGGCCTGGAACCACATGATACCCAACAAGAAGTGGAAGGCCCAGACCATCAACAACTCCGCAGACGGGGAGCTCTTCCAGCTGAAGATGCTGAAGGACTTCCGTGAGTTCTGCTCGAACAGCGACCAGCGCCTGTCCACTTTCTGGGCACAATCCCAGGAACTGAAGCGCAGGGCCCAGAAGTTCGagaataacaacaataataccGAAGAGGTGAAGATAAGAGCTTAG